One Syntrophaceae bacterium DNA window includes the following coding sequences:
- a CDS encoding DUF948 domain-containing protein codes for MSWETSLFILCLAVVVLVVFTIPLLLQLRRTVRNLDTTITTLNQNLPQILKNVDFITENVRQSVHAVRATLEETINRSLPSILVNVDRLTATVGKSVDLVRSRVDELSGSVERVRGGLAHLDEGIKEQARGRMSQGLKMFAGLVRRVRSALESVRA; via the coding sequence ATGAGCTGGGAAACGAGCCTGTTCATCCTGTGCCTGGCCGTGGTGGTGCTCGTGGTGTTCACGATACCCTTGCTGCTGCAGCTCAGGCGCACGGTCCGGAATCTCGACACGACGATCACGACGCTCAACCAGAATCTCCCCCAGATTCTGAAAAACGTGGATTTCATCACGGAAAACGTCCGGCAGAGCGTGCACGCGGTGCGGGCGACCCTCGAGGAGACGATCAACCGGTCGCTGCCGTCGATCCTCGTGAATGTCGACCGCCTCACTGCTACCGTCGGCAAGTCGGTCGATCTCGTCCGGAGCCGTGTGGACGAGCTTTCCGGCAGCGTCGAGCGGGTCCGCGGCGGGCTCGCGCATCTCGACGAGGGCATAAAGGAACAGGCCCGGGGACGAATGTCGCAGGGGCTCAAGATGTTTGCGGGTCTCGTCAGGCGGGTCCGCTCGGCGCTGGAGTCCGTCAGGGCATGA
- a CDS encoding efflux RND transporter periplasmic adaptor subunit, protein MPMRLHSLFTSTPRIRAASAACLALAIGCFSSCGSKEAKVIEERAFNVQVQSVQVKALRPFIEAVGTLKAYEQVVISSEIEGILKTTNVEEGVFVPKGAVLALIDDRDYASELRRVEFALKQAEATLVNARAEFGRKEALYKEELVTKQQFDDVATRLAVADAEVERSKAALAIAKERYAKTRILAPMAGWISEKKISQGEYVRNGTPLYTLVQIDPLKLFFTVSEKDIGKLKVGQDVQFRVDAYPDREFTGRVSILYPTLDERTRSLTVEARAANPQRLLKPGLFAKVILYTAEARDTVVIPVTSMLYEGQNVKVFIVEGDRARERMVKLGNKYDDQMEVVEGLKGGETLVVAGQQNLAEGAKVNVAR, encoded by the coding sequence ATGCCCATGCGACTGCATTCCCTCTTCACGAGCACCCCTCGAATCCGGGCGGCGTCGGCCGCGTGTCTGGCCCTCGCAATCGGCTGTTTTTCCTCCTGCGGCAGCAAGGAGGCGAAAGTCATCGAGGAAAGGGCCTTCAACGTGCAGGTCCAGAGCGTGCAGGTGAAGGCCCTGCGTCCCTTCATCGAGGCCGTCGGGACGCTCAAGGCCTACGAGCAGGTCGTCATCTCGAGCGAGATCGAGGGGATTTTGAAGACCACGAACGTCGAGGAGGGCGTCTTTGTGCCGAAAGGGGCCGTGCTCGCCCTGATCGACGACCGGGACTACGCCAGCGAGCTTCGGAGGGTCGAGTTCGCCCTGAAGCAGGCCGAGGCGACCCTCGTCAACGCCAGGGCGGAGTTCGGCCGCAAGGAGGCCCTCTACAAAGAGGAGCTTGTCACCAAGCAGCAGTTCGACGACGTGGCCACGAGGCTGGCCGTCGCCGATGCGGAGGTCGAGCGTTCCAAGGCGGCCCTGGCCATCGCGAAGGAGCGTTATGCCAAGACGAGGATCCTGGCCCCCATGGCCGGCTGGATCAGCGAGAAAAAGATCTCCCAGGGCGAGTACGTCCGCAACGGGACCCCGCTCTACACCCTCGTCCAGATCGATCCGCTCAAGCTCTTTTTCACGGTCTCCGAAAAAGACATCGGGAAACTCAAGGTCGGGCAAGACGTCCAGTTCCGGGTGGATGCCTACCCGGACAGGGAATTCACGGGCAGGGTGTCGATCCTCTACCCGACGCTCGACGAGAGGACCCGCAGCCTCACGGTCGAGGCCCGCGCCGCGAACCCGCAGCGGCTCCTCAAGCCCGGACTTTTCGCGAAGGTCATCCTCTACACCGCCGAGGCGAGGGACACGGTCGTCATCCCCGTGACGTCCATGCTCTACGAGGGGCAGAATGTGAAGGTGTTCATCGTGGAGGGCGACCGGGCCCGGGAGCGGATGGTGAAGCTGGGGAACAAGTACGATGACCAGATGGAGGTGGTCGAGGGGCTCAAGGGCGGAGAGACCCTTGTCGTCGCGGGCCAGCAGAACCTCGCCGAAGGAGCGAAAGTGAATGTGGCTCGCTGA
- a CDS encoding TVP38/TMEM64 family protein: MERSFARILLVPLAVAIGIFLIVHYNLHAFFMDREALAEFLTSWGAPSVLVFIALQILQVVISPLPGDVTGLIGGYLYGPALGVIYSTIGLTVGSWLAFVLARTYGLPFVERIIRPSTIRKYDYFLEHKGRAIAFLFFLIPGFPKDTLCYILGLSHMKTRDFLFISTTGRLLGTVILTLQGSSLRDHQDVLFFVLLGVTALIIIGGYFHVWWWLRALIRQRRRSRPALPAPEPPQGVTQTAEGRTDGKKG, from the coding sequence TTGGAGCGTTCGTTTGCACGAATCCTGCTCGTCCCGCTGGCCGTTGCCATCGGGATTTTTCTCATCGTCCACTACAACCTCCACGCCTTCTTCATGGACCGGGAGGCGCTCGCGGAGTTTCTTACCTCCTGGGGCGCCCCTTCCGTGCTGGTCTTCATCGCCCTGCAGATCCTGCAGGTCGTCATCTCGCCCCTGCCCGGCGACGTGACGGGCCTCATCGGGGGGTATCTCTATGGGCCCGCCCTGGGGGTCATCTACTCCACGATCGGCCTCACCGTCGGGTCCTGGCTGGCCTTCGTCCTTGCCCGCACGTACGGGTTGCCTTTTGTCGAGCGGATCATTCGACCCTCCACGATCCGCAAGTACGACTATTTTCTCGAGCACAAGGGGCGGGCCATCGCCTTCCTGTTCTTCCTGATCCCCGGTTTCCCCAAGGACACCCTCTGCTACATCCTCGGGCTGTCCCACATGAAAACCCGTGACTTCCTCTTCATCTCGACGACGGGCCGCCTGCTGGGCACGGTGATCCTGACGCTGCAGGGCAGTTCCCTGCGCGACCACCAGGACGTGCTCTTCTTCGTCCTGCTGGGGGTGACGGCACTCATCATTATCGGGGGGTATTTCCACGTGTGGTGGTGGCTGCGGGCTCTGATCCGGCAGCGGCGTCGCTCACGCCCTGCCCTTCCGGCGCCGGAGCCGCCGCAGGGGGTGACGCAGACTGCGGAGGGCCGAACCGACGGCAAGAAGGGCTGA
- a CDS encoding YtxH domain-containing protein — MSDNRCGDWMKGLLIGSLIGIVVGMLYAPKSGRETRDELSEKAKDIAGKLKDEYDVALEKSKTAYENLLKKLKEVEAKAEKKAREIEGGPAA; from the coding sequence ATGTCGGACAACAGGTGCGGCGACTGGATGAAGGGCCTGCTCATCGGCAGCCTCATCGGCATCGTCGTCGGGATGCTCTACGCGCCCAAGAGCGGCCGGGAGACCCGGGACGAGCTGTCGGAAAAGGCGAAGGACATCGCGGGCAAGCTGAAGGACGAGTACGACGTCGCTCTCGAGAAGAGCAAGACCGCGTACGAGAACCTGCTCAAGAAGCTCAAGGAAGTGGAGGCCAAGGCCGAAAAGAAGGCTCGGGAGATCGAGGGCGGGCCGGCTGCCTGA
- a CDS encoding patatin, which translates to MPDKPWKIGLALGSGSAKGWSHIGVIRGLQEAGIAIDVVCGSSIGALVGGAFAAGKLDETERLARELSWTDVLGFMDVPVPRSGIINSERIARYLRRRLGDANIEDLPIPFAAVATDLTSGQEVWFREGSLIEAIRASISMPGMFTPCFRDGRLLVDGGLVNPVPVSLCRSLGAGTVIAVNPNTDVRIHYEITRDATLGGPPKAEAEKEEQGLRMRDLLFAGLTLYVTDRIKRGKSAITGRFAAKETGEDGRGLQDHLMGYLSDYINATLKQGKSLALGQITEDGTLREPAILEVILAAINLMGDRIGRQRLAGDPPDVMILPHVSHVGPLEFHRAEEVIEAGRRALHLMLPMLRDQIGFVVTI; encoded by the coding sequence ATGCCCGACAAGCCCTGGAAAATCGGTCTTGCCCTCGGAAGCGGATCCGCGAAAGGATGGTCGCACATCGGCGTCATCCGGGGACTGCAGGAGGCCGGCATCGCGATTGACGTCGTCTGCGGCTCCTCGATCGGCGCTCTGGTGGGCGGGGCCTTTGCGGCCGGCAAGCTCGACGAGACGGAAAGGCTCGCCCGGGAACTCTCCTGGACCGATGTGCTGGGCTTCATGGACGTGCCCGTGCCGCGCTCGGGCATCATCAACAGCGAGAGGATCGCCCGGTACCTGCGGCGGAGGCTCGGGGACGCGAACATCGAGGATCTTCCCATCCCCTTTGCGGCCGTGGCGACGGATCTCACCTCGGGCCAGGAAGTCTGGTTTCGCGAGGGGTCGCTCATCGAGGCCATCCGGGCGAGCATCTCCATGCCCGGGATGTTCACGCCCTGTTTCCGGGACGGGCGGCTCCTGGTCGACGGAGGGCTCGTCAACCCGGTGCCCGTGTCGCTCTGCCGTTCCCTGGGCGCCGGCACCGTCATCGCCGTCAACCCCAACACGGATGTCAGGATCCATTACGAGATCACCCGGGATGCGACCCTGGGCGGGCCCCCGAAGGCCGAAGCGGAAAAGGAGGAGCAGGGGCTGCGCATGCGGGACCTCCTGTTCGCCGGGCTGACCCTGTACGTCACGGATCGGATCAAGCGGGGAAAGTCGGCGATCACGGGCCGCTTCGCCGCGAAGGAGACCGGGGAGGACGGTAGGGGTCTGCAGGATCACCTGATGGGGTATCTTTCCGATTACATCAACGCGACCCTGAAGCAGGGCAAATCCCTGGCCCTGGGACAGATCACCGAGGACGGGACGCTGCGGGAGCCGGCGATCCTGGAGGTGATCCTGGCGGCGATCAACCTGATGGGGGACCGGATCGGACGCCAGCGGCTCGCCGGCGATCCCCCCGACGTCATGATCCTCCCCCACGTGTCCCACGTGGGGCCGCTGGAGTTCCATCGTGCCGAAGAGGTCATCGAGGCGGGCCGGCGCGCGCTCCATCTCATGCTGCCCATGCTGAGGGACCAGATCGGGTTCGTCGTGACGATATGA
- a CDS encoding TolC family protein — protein sequence MKGLCVRAVAAGLVLLVGSGAAAAEYSLEDLYRIGMQQSEKIRVSGENVQIAETGRLKALSALLPRATVFGTHTNYTDDKRNAAGSLIQPDRQSVWGARIDETLSLSGREFTNYSLAGDGVEKSRYDYRNFQEEFLLAVSLAYFDFMKARKGLEIADSNVERLTRYREAARTRLKAGEVTKTTVLRAEGELSGALSDQIKARNAYESARVLLARLVGIERDFQVREVPVTERDEADLEALKDRALKSRPDVKSAEMQVRIAEKQIAVSRGAYWPSVSVAGVYTSTEQSPETASYNRESAYGAVTLNVPVFEGGLRRAEVRESESKYRQAELQYRDFVKTVNVEVENTWLDLIAQKGIYKSAQDQLAWAEDNFRAVTKQFEFGLASSLDVIDANNLLISAQKLMADATYNYQFSILRLQRVTGTPLMHYLAGAAAERGKP from the coding sequence ATGAAAGGGTTGTGCGTACGGGCGGTCGCGGCCGGCCTCGTGCTCCTTGTCGGGAGCGGGGCGGCAGCGGCGGAATACTCGCTGGAGGACCTCTACCGCATCGGGATGCAGCAATCGGAGAAGATCCGCGTGTCCGGCGAGAACGTGCAGATCGCCGAGACCGGCAGGCTCAAGGCCCTCTCGGCGCTGTTGCCGAGGGCGACGGTCTTCGGGACACACACGAACTACACCGACGATAAGCGAAACGCCGCGGGCTCCCTCATCCAGCCCGACCGCCAGAGCGTCTGGGGGGCGCGGATCGACGAGACCCTGTCGCTGAGCGGGCGGGAGTTCACGAACTATTCGCTGGCCGGGGACGGCGTGGAGAAGAGCCGTTACGATTACCGGAACTTCCAGGAGGAATTCCTCCTGGCCGTTTCGCTGGCCTACTTCGACTTCATGAAGGCCCGCAAGGGTCTCGAGATTGCCGACTCGAACGTGGAGAGGCTGACCCGGTACCGGGAAGCGGCCCGGACGCGCCTCAAGGCGGGGGAGGTCACGAAGACGACGGTCCTGAGGGCCGAGGGCGAGCTCTCGGGGGCCCTGTCCGACCAGATCAAGGCCCGGAACGCCTACGAGAGCGCAAGGGTGCTCCTGGCGCGCCTCGTCGGGATCGAGCGGGATTTCCAGGTCCGGGAAGTCCCCGTCACGGAGAGGGACGAGGCGGACCTGGAGGCGCTGAAGGACCGGGCACTCAAGTCCCGACCCGACGTCAAGAGCGCCGAGATGCAGGTCCGGATCGCGGAGAAGCAGATCGCAGTGAGCCGCGGTGCGTACTGGCCCTCCGTGAGCGTGGCCGGCGTATACACGTCGACGGAGCAGAGCCCCGAGACGGCCTCCTACAACAGGGAGAGCGCCTACGGGGCCGTGACGCTGAACGTCCCGGTCTTCGAGGGGGGCCTGCGGCGCGCGGAGGTGCGCGAGTCGGAATCGAAGTACCGGCAGGCCGAGCTGCAGTACCGCGATTTCGTGAAGACCGTCAACGTGGAAGTGGAGAACACCTGGCTCGACCTCATCGCGCAGAAGGGGATCTACAAATCCGCCCAGGACCAGCTGGCCTGGGCAGAGGACAACTTCCGGGCCGTGACGAAGCAGTTCGAGTTCGGCCTCGCAAGCAGCCTCGACGTCATCGACGCCAACAACCTGCTCATCTCGGCCCAGAAGCTCATGGCCGACGCGACCTACAACTACCAGTTTTCCATCCTGCGCCTGCAGCGGGTCACGGGAACGCCCCTGATGCACTACCTGGCCGGCGCGGCGGCTGAACGCGGGAAACCCTAG
- a CDS encoding efflux RND transporter permease subunit — MWLADTSIKRPVFATMFLMALVVLGIVSYPSIGVDLYPKVDFPIVNVTTRLKGASPEIMDIDVTDKIEEAINTINGVKTIASTSTEGVSVVTVEFVLERNIDLAVQDVREKVSTIRAKLPTDIDEPIIEKVDPDATPVLWLSLSGNRSVGELSTYADEVLKEQLQKVPGVGAINLSGLRLRQVRIWLDRDKLRAYQVTASDVFQALARENVELPGGRIESTSKEYSVKVKGEFARAQDFNDLIVAYFRGAPVRIRDIGRAEDGLEERRSIARLNGMPAVGLGIQKQSGTNTVEVVDLVKKELKKLERTFPPGMNISVSFDQSRFIKTSINEVQNHLIIGGLLAVLAVFLFLRNVRTTLISALALPISVISTFFLIHLFGFTFNNMTMLGLTLSIGILIDDAIIVIENIYRHIEEGMKPREAAHFATAEIGLAVMATTMAIVAIFLPVAFMKGIIGRFFLQFALTVVFAVLVSLLVSFTLTPMMSSRFLKRHDREGGAAHTGWMSWFRRAGDRLEAWYAATESLYRKILVFCLDRRNAVLIGAVVVFAVSLWMTRFLGKEFVPPEDQSQFIVRLEAPVDYSVDATDQLFQKAETIVKEVPEIIRLYYSQGGGRIRQVNRAVFFITLSPKKERKRSQQDIMADIRKRLLQVPGLKATAENISLIGGGQRNVPIQYAIRGTDLEALQRYAKTITSEFAKLPGVVDVDTSLEAGKPEVKVYIDRDKAADLGVNIATIAEAVNFLIGGEVDVTKYKDEKKGRRYDVRARLEPEDRMNPEDVGKIYVRSKDGRLVELSNVIRIVEGGGPSVINRVDRQRAITVYANLERKPMGQAMAELDAITAGVIPSDFSASYKGQASVMQESFQYLLFAIILGVILAYMVLASQFESFIHPFTVLLSMPLSFIGAFGALMLTGKTLNVFSYIGLILLMGLVKKNAILLVDYTNTLRARGVGRREAILEAGPVRLRPILMTTFAMILGMLPVAAGLGEGSETRSPMGVAVIGGLLTSLFLTLGVVPAAYDLFDDGQEWLKRKEYRKLAKREYWRARAEQLPGMLRKAARLPGAAFAAAAKALKRAGRPTHGRG, encoded by the coding sequence ATGTGGCTCGCTGACACCTCCATCAAGCGCCCCGTCTTCGCGACCATGTTCCTCATGGCCCTGGTGGTCCTGGGCATCGTGAGCTACCCGTCCATCGGGGTCGACCTGTACCCGAAGGTGGACTTCCCCATCGTCAACGTCACGACGCGGCTCAAGGGTGCAAGCCCCGAGATCATGGACATCGACGTGACGGACAAGATCGAGGAGGCCATCAACACGATCAACGGTGTCAAGACCATCGCCTCGACGAGCACCGAGGGGGTTTCCGTCGTCACCGTCGAGTTCGTCCTGGAGCGCAACATCGACCTTGCCGTGCAGGACGTCCGGGAGAAGGTCTCCACGATCCGGGCGAAACTTCCCACGGACATCGACGAGCCCATCATCGAGAAGGTGGACCCCGACGCAACCCCGGTCCTGTGGCTGAGCCTCTCCGGCAACCGGTCCGTTGGGGAGCTGTCGACGTATGCCGACGAGGTGCTGAAGGAGCAGCTCCAGAAGGTCCCCGGCGTGGGCGCCATCAACCTCAGCGGCCTGCGGCTCAGGCAGGTGAGAATCTGGCTCGACCGGGACAAGCTGAGGGCCTACCAGGTCACGGCGTCGGACGTGTTCCAGGCCTTGGCCCGGGAGAACGTGGAGCTGCCCGGCGGGCGCATCGAGAGCACCTCGAAGGAATACTCCGTCAAGGTCAAGGGGGAATTCGCAAGGGCGCAGGACTTCAACGACCTGATCGTCGCCTACTTCCGCGGCGCCCCTGTCCGCATCCGGGACATCGGCCGCGCCGAGGACGGCCTCGAGGAGCGCCGCTCCATCGCGCGGCTCAACGGCATGCCGGCCGTGGGGCTGGGCATCCAGAAACAGTCGGGGACGAACACCGTCGAGGTCGTCGACCTCGTCAAGAAGGAGCTCAAGAAGCTCGAGAGGACCTTCCCGCCGGGGATGAACATCAGCGTCTCCTTCGATCAGTCGCGGTTCATCAAGACCTCCATCAACGAGGTGCAGAACCACCTGATCATCGGAGGCCTGCTGGCCGTGCTGGCGGTCTTCCTCTTCCTGCGCAACGTCCGGACGACGCTCATCAGCGCCCTGGCGCTGCCGATCTCGGTGATCTCGACCTTCTTCCTCATCCATCTCTTCGGCTTCACCTTCAACAACATGACCATGCTGGGGCTGACCCTCTCCATCGGCATCCTCATCGACGACGCCATCATCGTCATCGAGAACATCTACCGCCACATCGAGGAGGGGATGAAGCCCCGCGAGGCGGCCCACTTCGCAACGGCGGAGATCGGGCTCGCGGTCATGGCCACCACGATGGCCATCGTGGCCATCTTTCTGCCCGTGGCCTTCATGAAGGGGATCATCGGGCGCTTCTTCCTGCAGTTCGCACTCACCGTCGTCTTCGCCGTGCTCGTCTCGCTGCTCGTCTCGTTCACGCTGACCCCCATGATGTCGTCGCGGTTCCTGAAACGGCACGACAGGGAAGGCGGCGCCGCGCACACGGGGTGGATGTCCTGGTTCCGGCGGGCGGGGGACCGGCTCGAGGCCTGGTATGCCGCGACGGAGAGCCTCTACCGGAAGATCCTCGTCTTCTGCCTGGACAGGCGCAACGCGGTCCTCATCGGAGCCGTCGTGGTCTTCGCGGTGAGCCTCTGGATGACACGCTTTCTCGGCAAGGAGTTCGTCCCCCCCGAGGACCAGAGCCAGTTCATCGTCCGCCTCGAGGCCCCGGTGGACTACTCCGTCGACGCGACAGACCAGCTCTTCCAGAAGGCCGAGACGATCGTCAAGGAGGTCCCCGAGATCATCCGGCTCTACTACTCGCAGGGCGGCGGCAGGATCCGGCAGGTCAACCGGGCCGTCTTCTTCATCACGCTCTCCCCGAAGAAGGAGCGCAAGCGCAGCCAGCAGGACATCATGGCCGACATCCGCAAGCGGCTCCTGCAGGTCCCGGGGCTCAAGGCGACGGCGGAGAACATCTCGCTCATCGGCGGGGGGCAGCGCAACGTCCCCATCCAGTATGCGATCCGCGGGACGGACCTCGAGGCGCTCCAGCGCTACGCGAAGACGATCACGTCGGAGTTTGCGAAACTGCCCGGGGTCGTCGACGTGGACACCTCGCTCGAGGCGGGCAAGCCCGAGGTCAAGGTGTACATCGACCGGGACAAGGCCGCCGACCTGGGCGTCAACATCGCCACCATCGCCGAGGCCGTCAATTTCCTCATCGGCGGCGAGGTGGACGTGACCAAGTACAAGGACGAGAAGAAGGGCCGCCGCTACGACGTGCGGGCGCGTCTGGAACCCGAGGACCGCATGAACCCCGAAGACGTGGGGAAGATCTATGTCCGCTCAAAGGACGGCAGGCTCGTGGAACTCTCGAACGTGATCCGGATCGTCGAGGGCGGCGGGCCGAGCGTCATCAACCGCGTCGACCGTCAGCGGGCCATCACGGTCTACGCCAACCTCGAGAGGAAGCCCATGGGTCAGGCCATGGCCGAGCTCGACGCCATCACGGCCGGGGTGATCCCGTCGGACTTCTCGGCCAGCTACAAGGGACAGGCGAGCGTCATGCAGGAGTCCTTCCAGTACCTGCTGTTCGCCATCATCCTGGGCGTCATCCTGGCCTACATGGTCCTGGCATCCCAGTTCGAGAGTTTCATCCACCCCTTCACGGTCCTCCTCTCGATGCCCCTGTCCTTTATCGGGGCCTTCGGTGCCCTGATGCTCACGGGCAAAACGCTCAATGTCTTCAGCTACATCGGGCTCATCCTGCTCATGGGGCTCGTCAAGAAGAACGCCATCCTTCTCGTGGACTACACAAACACCCTGCGGGCCCGCGGCGTCGGGCGCCGCGAGGCCATCCTGGAGGCGGGGCCGGTGCGGCTGCGGCCGATCCTGATGACGACCTTCGCCATGATCCTGGGCATGCTGCCCGTCGCGGCCGGCCTCGGCGAGGGCTCCGAGACCCGCTCGCCCATGGGGGTGGCCGTGATCGGGGGGCTGCTGACGTCGCTGTTCCTGACGCTCGGGGTCGTCCCGGCGGCCTACGATCTCTTCGACGACGGGCAGGAGTGGCTGAAGCGGAAGGAGTACCGGAAGCTCGCCAAGAGGGAGTACTGGAGGGCGCGGGCCGAACAGCTGCCGGGCATGCTCCGGAAAGCGGCCCGCCTGCCCGGGGCCGCGTTTGCAGCGGCGGCGAAAGCCCTCAAACGCGCCGGGAGGCCGACGCACGGCCGGGGCTGA
- a CDS encoding YtxH domain-containing protein, which yields MSEKDDFAKGILAGALIGGLIGVAVGILIAPKSGEETRQELAEKAKDFAEKVQDEYDVLYDKARRTTDTLINRLHDIEQAARKKADELAAKMKS from the coding sequence ATGAGCGAGAAAGACGATTTTGCGAAGGGGATACTGGCCGGCGCACTGATCGGGGGCCTGATCGGCGTTGCCGTCGGGATCCTGATCGCACCCAAGAGCGGTGAGGAGACGCGCCAGGAGCTTGCGGAGAAGGCGAAGGACTTCGCCGAAAAGGTGCAGGACGAGTACGACGTCCTGTACGACAAGGCGCGCCGCACGACGGACACGCTGATCAACCGTCTGCACGACATCGAGCAGGCGGCGCGGAAAAAGGCCGACGAGCTGGCCGCGAAGATGAAATCCTGA
- a CDS encoding TetR/AcrR family transcriptional regulator, with protein MQREQTSKKRRREREFRFRRSEILDTAEKLFSARGFHGTTMADIAASSGFSIGGLYQFFSGKEHLYSTMVEEKVRLMYDGIMDAVDRETSIEGRIRALVIAHFTYVEHHVDFYRLLVGHESGLRSEGLRTLRHKILEEHRRHVARIEGLLRDGIRRRVLRRMNTASLANALIGIIAYFKFAWIMNPGGTSLTATVDDVLELFFRGAAPAPGAGAGIRRSADKTARQEAK; from the coding sequence ATGCAGCGGGAACAGACCAGCAAGAAGCGCAGAAGGGAACGCGAGTTTCGGTTCCGGCGCTCCGAAATCCTCGACACGGCGGAGAAGCTGTTCTCCGCAAGGGGATTCCACGGGACGACCATGGCGGACATCGCCGCCTCGTCCGGATTTTCCATCGGGGGCCTCTACCAGTTTTTCAGCGGCAAGGAACATCTGTACTCCACCATGGTCGAGGAGAAAGTCCGGCTGATGTACGACGGGATCATGGACGCCGTCGACCGGGAAACGTCCATCGAGGGACGGATCCGGGCCCTCGTGATCGCGCACTTCACCTACGTCGAGCATCACGTCGACTTCTACCGCCTGCTGGTCGGCCACGAAAGCGGCCTGCGCTCCGAAGGCCTCCGGACGCTCAGGCACAAGATCCTCGAGGAACACCGCAGACATGTCGCCCGGATCGAGGGGCTTCTGCGGGACGGCATCCGGCGGCGCGTCCTGCGGCGCATGAACACGGCATCCCTGGCCAACGCCCTCATCGGCATCATCGCCTACTTCAAGTTTGCATGGATCATGAACCCCGGCGGGACGTCCCTGACGGCGACGGTGGACGATGTCCTCGAGCTGTTCTTCCGGGGCGCCGCCCCGGCCCCGGGTGCCGGGGCCGGCATCCGCCGGTCGGCGGACAAAACCGCTCGTCAGGAGGCGAAATGA
- a CDS encoding TM0106 family RecB-like putative nuclease, producing MVTASALFQACTAGGLTGELTARPVSLYHRSPYTVWCDKFGPPERRDPLSPYRELLLERGMEHEKRVLASRWPGIQPIPFSDPLEGFARLLDAMARGEAAVCGLPMFYLPENLQGRPDVLVKREGVRSVFGDHAYEVVEIKLASRIEESHVLQAAFYTYLLSRIQGQRPDRFTLINRDHEERTFRYADHEGRLQDAIAGARRILEGTEQPSPTYNGGEWPWVSWTNHMALKQRDISLVPLVGPRMKEKLLSKGLRRVWDLASASPEFLSGIPGVGRSTAERLVVNARAIHHGTCIPLDLSALQFRECPREVFLDLEGTDPTVEQDGLEQVDYLIGVLVCEDGDCRYRPFTAWRIREEGEMFRAFVDFLLGLGDVAVYHWHNYERWHLRQLASRHGLTEVVEKRVFPNLVDLHRVATRAFAFPTPTNGLKDIAKHLGFRWRREEVNALDAIAWYLRYQADPASWQDKLQGIVDYNEDDCRATKHIKDWLASQAAMQDEGKKL from the coding sequence ATGGTGACCGCCAGCGCGCTTTTTCAGGCCTGCACGGCAGGGGGGCTGACGGGGGAGCTCACGGCCCGTCCCGTCTCTCTGTATCACCGCTCGCCCTACACCGTCTGGTGCGACAAGTTCGGCCCTCCCGAGCGCCGGGATCCCCTGAGCCCCTACCGGGAGCTTCTTCTCGAGCGCGGGATGGAGCACGAAAAGCGTGTCCTTGCGTCCCGTTGGCCCGGCATCCAGCCCATCCCTTTTTCGGATCCCCTGGAGGGCTTCGCGCGCCTGCTGGACGCGATGGCCCGCGGGGAAGCGGCGGTCTGCGGCCTCCCGATGTTTTATCTGCCCGAGAACCTCCAGGGCCGTCCTGACGTCCTGGTCAAGCGGGAGGGAGTCCGGTCGGTCTTCGGCGATCATGCCTATGAGGTCGTCGAAATCAAGCTAGCCTCCCGCATCGAGGAGAGCCACGTCCTCCAGGCGGCCTTCTACACGTACCTGCTTTCCAGGATCCAGGGGCAGCGGCCGGACCGCTTCACCCTGATCAACCGGGATCACGAGGAGCGCACGTTCCGGTACGCCGACCACGAGGGGAGGCTCCAGGATGCCATCGCCGGGGCCCGCCGCATCCTCGAAGGCACGGAGCAGCCCAGCCCGACGTACAACGGGGGGGAGTGGCCCTGGGTGAGCTGGACCAACCACATGGCGCTCAAGCAGCGCGACATCTCGCTCGTCCCGCTGGTGGGGCCCCGCATGAAGGAGAAGCTCCTTTCGAAGGGGCTGCGACGGGTATGGGATCTCGCTTCGGCGTCACCTGAATTCCTCTCGGGCATCCCCGGCGTGGGGCGCTCAACGGCCGAGCGTCTCGTCGTCAACGCCCGGGCCATCCATCACGGGACCTGCATCCCGCTGGACCTCTCGGCCCTGCAGTTCCGGGAGTGCCCGCGGGAGGTGTTCCTCGACCTCGAGGGCACCGACCCGACCGTCGAGCAGGACGGACTGGAGCAGGTGGATTACCTGATCGGCGTTTTGGTATGCGAGGACGGCGACTGCCGGTATCGACCCTTCACGGCATGGCGCATCCGGGAGGAAGGCGAAATGTTCCGCGCGTTTGTCGACTTTCTCCTGGGGCTCGGCGACGTTGCCGTCTACCACTGGCACAACTACGAGCGCTGGCACCTGAGGCAGCTTGCATCCCGGCACGGTCTCACCGAGGTTGTGGAAAAACGGGTCTTCCCGAACCTGGTCGATCTGCACCGGGTGGCCACGCGGGCCTTCGCGTTCCCCACCCCCACCAACGGCCTCAAGGACATCGCGAAGCACCTCGGCTTCCGGTGGCGCCGCGAGGAGGTCAACGCCCTGGACGCCATCGCCTGGTACCTCCGGTACCAGGCAGACCCGGCATCCTGGCAGGACAAGCTGCAGGGGATCGTGGATTACAACGAGGACGACTGCCGGGCGACGAAACACATCAAGGACTGGCTGGCGTCGCAGGCAGCGATGCAGGATGAAGGTAAGAAGCTGTGA